A portion of the Acidisarcina polymorpha genome contains these proteins:
- a CDS encoding aldo/keto reductase: MPLNHYLTLGRSGLRVSPFCLGAMTFGNDLGWGSDVVESEAVLTRYLEAGGNFIDTANSYTRGHSEKIIGDYFAEKKGKRDRVVLATKFFFNLFAGDPNGGGAGRKGIVAQCEESLRRLQTDYIDLYYLHNWDRSTPVEETMRALDDLVTSGKVRYLGFSDAPAWKVAQAQTIGHFRGWAPLIGLQVEYSLMERTVEGELVPMAEELGLGILPWSPLKMGALSGKYTRANGQKMQGYRGTFVGELNEKQLDIIDVAQKVAAELGSDVPTVALAWVQNQAGAASTVLGARTVDHLAANLKALDLQLTPEHIVALNAVSKPSLNFPADFNANLSPHFAHAGATVNGVPSRLVGNVPRSDAERW; this comes from the coding sequence ATGCCTTTGAATCATTACCTGACCCTTGGCCGCTCGGGTTTACGTGTGAGCCCCTTCTGCTTGGGTGCCATGACCTTTGGTAACGATCTGGGCTGGGGTTCCGACGTGGTCGAGTCAGAAGCCGTGTTAACGCGCTACCTGGAGGCGGGTGGTAACTTCATCGACACAGCGAACAGCTACACCCGCGGCCACTCCGAGAAAATCATTGGTGATTACTTCGCAGAGAAGAAGGGTAAACGCGACCGCGTGGTCCTCGCGACCAAGTTCTTCTTCAACCTCTTCGCCGGAGATCCGAACGGCGGTGGCGCTGGCCGTAAGGGGATCGTCGCGCAATGCGAAGAATCTCTCCGCCGTCTGCAGACCGACTACATCGATCTGTACTACCTGCACAACTGGGACAGATCTACTCCCGTAGAGGAGACCATGCGTGCCCTTGACGACCTCGTTACATCTGGCAAGGTCCGCTATCTGGGCTTCTCGGACGCTCCAGCATGGAAAGTCGCGCAAGCACAGACCATCGGGCATTTTCGTGGCTGGGCGCCGCTCATCGGCCTGCAGGTTGAGTACTCCCTTATGGAGCGTACGGTGGAAGGTGAACTGGTGCCAATGGCGGAAGAACTCGGACTCGGAATTCTGCCCTGGAGTCCGCTGAAGATGGGCGCGCTGTCCGGAAAATACACGCGGGCAAACGGGCAAAAAATGCAGGGGTATCGTGGAACGTTTGTGGGCGAACTTAACGAAAAGCAGCTCGACATCATCGATGTTGCCCAAAAGGTTGCCGCGGAACTGGGTAGCGATGTACCCACAGTCGCATTAGCATGGGTGCAAAACCAGGCCGGCGCAGCGTCCACGGTACTTGGCGCGAGAACGGTCGATCATCTGGCTGCGAATCTGAAGGCACTGGATTTGCAACTGACACCCGAACACATCGTCGCGCTCAATGCAGTGTCCAAGCCCTCACTTAACTTCCCGGCGGACTTTAATGCGAACCTGTCTCCACACTTTGCCCATGCCGGTGCAACGGTGAATGGCGTGCCGAGCAGGTTGGTGGGCAACGTTCCGCGGAGCGATGCCGAACGCTGGTAG
- a CDS encoding SDR family NAD(P)-dependent oxidoreductase: protein MSKQFENKVALVTGSSRGIGAAIAIRLAADGAHVVVNYAASPARAEQVVAEITRAGGHAEAVHADLSTLEGTKTLVESVSTVFGGKFGGCVDILVNNAGTAEYGPFLESSEDSYDKHYDLNVRSMISLTKALAPRMIEAKWGRIINIGSRLGEGAPVAGLAIYVSTKFAVHGFTRALSRELGATGVTVNSVQPGAIDTEMSPDDGGPAAQMMKKLMSVGRFGRPEEIASAVAFIASPDSAFINGENLTVDGGWNA, encoded by the coding sequence ATGTCAAAGCAGTTTGAAAATAAGGTCGCGCTCGTCACTGGGTCATCACGTGGTATTGGAGCCGCCATCGCAATTCGTCTAGCAGCCGACGGTGCGCACGTGGTCGTCAACTACGCTGCAAGTCCTGCTCGCGCGGAACAAGTCGTTGCCGAGATCACCAGGGCCGGTGGTCATGCCGAGGCCGTCCACGCTGATTTAAGTACCTTAGAAGGGACCAAAACTCTGGTTGAGTCCGTGAGCACGGTCTTTGGCGGCAAGTTCGGCGGCTGTGTCGACATTCTCGTCAACAATGCTGGAACTGCCGAGTACGGACCTTTCCTGGAGTCTTCGGAAGATTCCTACGACAAGCACTACGATCTCAACGTGCGCTCTATGATCTCACTCACCAAAGCCCTTGCTCCGCGCATGATCGAAGCGAAATGGGGGCGCATTATCAACATCGGCTCGCGTCTGGGCGAGGGAGCGCCTGTCGCTGGTTTAGCAATCTACGTTTCCACGAAGTTCGCCGTGCATGGTTTCACCCGCGCACTCTCGCGGGAGCTCGGAGCGACAGGTGTCACGGTCAACAGTGTCCAGCCGGGGGCTATCGATACGGAAATGAGCCCCGATGATGGCGGCCCCGCAGCCCAGATGATGAAGAAGTTGATGAGCGTCGGCCGCTTCGGTCGGCCGGAGGAGATCGCCTCGGCGGTAGCCTTCATTGCCAGTCCAGACTCAGCTTTCATTAACGGCGAGAACCTTACTGTGGATGGAGGTTGGAACGCATAA
- a CDS encoding pepsin/retropepsin-like aspartic protease family protein, producing MQYMEGSESSGWIPFEVYQGKHLYFSAIVNGHHVTALLDSGASLVVVNESAAAGLGVLPEDTSTGIGVGGIGTSRVSHDVRITVGRLNVYAQQVVIVDESETDKRIGHSQDIALGGEIFQKAIVDIDFRHNRLEILNPDGFKLPAHAQVLPLYAAGDVRAVSATVEGRAAHMLFDLGNGGAVYLHPRFWDRPAFLAGRQLSSAFSGGWTGASSQKITMLRSLKIGSATFENLPAILRDSATGGLNDIDGNIGLPVWSRFHLIVDFPHNRLILVSSVDVVTPFSANHTGLSLRQNARGVEVVYVAPGSPGGAAHLKAGDVITSVRSAASGENIALSSNWTNAPLNTSFRILLADGKVIQLTTARYF from the coding sequence ATGCAATATATGGAAGGGTCGGAAAGCAGCGGGTGGATACCTTTCGAGGTTTATCAAGGCAAACACTTATACTTTTCAGCCATCGTGAATGGGCATCATGTCACGGCTCTCCTCGACAGCGGCGCATCCTTAGTGGTCGTGAATGAGTCGGCGGCGGCCGGTCTGGGCGTCCTCCCAGAAGACACATCCACGGGGATAGGAGTTGGAGGGATTGGCACGTCTCGCGTTTCACATGATGTTCGAATTACGGTGGGGCGATTAAACGTATATGCGCAACAAGTAGTCATTGTGGACGAGTCCGAGACTGATAAACGTATTGGGCATTCTCAGGACATTGCCCTAGGTGGTGAGATCTTTCAAAAAGCCATAGTAGATATCGATTTTCGGCACAACCGCTTAGAAATCCTGAATCCCGACGGATTTAAGCTCCCTGCGCACGCGCAGGTGCTCCCTCTTTACGCAGCTGGTGACGTACGCGCGGTGAGTGCTACTGTTGAAGGTCGCGCCGCACACATGTTGTTCGATTTAGGGAACGGCGGGGCAGTCTATCTGCATCCGCGCTTTTGGGATCGACCAGCCTTCCTCGCAGGACGGCAGCTTTCTTCGGCCTTCTCGGGTGGATGGACGGGAGCGTCATCGCAAAAAATCACCATGCTTAGGAGCTTAAAGATCGGGTCGGCAACTTTCGAAAATCTGCCCGCGATTCTCCGGGATTCAGCCACTGGCGGATTAAACGATATTGATGGCAACATAGGCCTGCCGGTATGGTCGCGTTTCCACTTGATTGTCGATTTTCCGCACAACCGTCTGATCCTTGTGTCGTCGGTTGATGTTGTAACGCCATTCAGCGCGAATCATACTGGATTGTCTTTGAGACAAAATGCTCGAGGTGTGGAAGTAGTCTACGTCGCTCCAGGTTCGCCTGGCGGAGCCGCTCATTTGAAGGCTGGCGATGTAATCACCTCTGTTAGGAGTGCGGCCTCTGGAGAAAACATTGCTTTATCGTCGAACTGGACGAACGCCCCGCTTAACACCAGTTTTCGCATCCTGTTGGCCGATGGAAAGGTAATCCAGTTGACGACAGCGCGATATTTCTAG
- a CDS encoding epoxide hydrolase family protein, whose product MAEIIPFPISIQECDLTDLRSRLKLTRLPEPETVLDATQGIELDRLKVLLDGWQQHDWRGLEKRWNAIPHYRTRLDGLNIAFWHLRSPEPAAIPVLLTHGWPGSVLEFERLLGPLTDPVAHGGSAEDAFHVVVPALPGFGFSDRPHERGWNPGRTARAWAELMSELGYDRFGAHGGDWGAFISMELSRLVPDRVFGLHLTMPFASPLPEDDASADDAERRMVEKRSQFHTDGYGFAMIQSTRPQTLGYSLLDSPAGLAAWLGEKLNAFADSRPEAGGGVSLAQQLDNIALYWFTRTGASTARWYWEARRWVPRSVEEQNAQSVTVPTACTLFPAEPYPISRRWAERRFHNLISWNEMSRGGHYPGWEQPDLLIDELRSAFRHARGN is encoded by the coding sequence ATGGCCGAGATCATTCCTTTTCCTATAAGCATTCAAGAGTGCGATCTGACGGACCTGCGTTCGCGGCTTAAGCTCACCCGTCTTCCTGAGCCCGAGACAGTGCTCGACGCCACGCAGGGCATTGAACTGGACCGCTTGAAAGTCCTTCTGGATGGTTGGCAACAACACGATTGGCGTGGACTGGAGAAGCGGTGGAACGCGATTCCCCATTACCGCACGCGACTCGACGGCTTGAACATCGCGTTCTGGCACCTCCGCTCACCCGAGCCCGCCGCAATCCCGGTGCTACTCACGCATGGTTGGCCAGGTTCCGTACTCGAATTTGAGAGACTCTTGGGACCGCTCACTGATCCAGTCGCGCATGGAGGTTCGGCAGAGGACGCCTTTCACGTGGTTGTCCCTGCGCTACCCGGTTTCGGCTTCAGCGACCGTCCACATGAGCGCGGTTGGAATCCCGGCCGCACGGCGCGAGCTTGGGCCGAACTGATGTCTGAATTGGGCTACGACCGTTTCGGCGCGCACGGCGGTGATTGGGGCGCCTTCATTAGCATGGAACTGAGTCGTCTAGTTCCAGACCGGGTCTTCGGCCTGCACCTAACGATGCCGTTCGCGTCGCCCTTGCCGGAAGACGACGCCTCGGCCGACGATGCGGAGAGGCGGATGGTCGAAAAGCGTTCCCAGTTCCACACGGACGGCTATGGTTTCGCGATGATCCAGAGCACTCGTCCGCAGACCCTCGGCTACTCTCTGCTTGACTCACCCGCCGGACTTGCCGCATGGCTCGGAGAAAAGCTGAACGCGTTCGCCGACAGCCGACCCGAAGCCGGCGGTGGAGTCAGCCTTGCGCAGCAGCTTGATAACATCGCCCTGTACTGGTTCACCCGCACCGGGGCCTCAACAGCTCGCTGGTACTGGGAAGCGAGGCGATGGGTACCGAGGAGCGTGGAGGAGCAGAACGCTCAGTCGGTGACCGTACCCACCGCTTGCACGCTTTTTCCCGCAGAACCGTACCCGATCTCCCGTCGGTGGGCTGAGCGTCGTTTTCATAACCTCATCTCATGGAACGAGATGAGTCGCGGTGGACACTATCCAGGCTGGGAACAGCCGGATCTTCTTATCGACGAACTCAGAAGCGCATTCCGTCATGCACGCGGCAACTAG
- a CDS encoding M20/M25/M40 family metallo-hydrolase, which produces MNRLRELFHNNAFRLILALLMHGVMYPQSKIAAASAARVSKEATQPGGYYRPQPTLEALDLYMYERIRTEGMTHGKAMAFASALADGIGPRLTGSPNMKKANDWTRDTLAKIGLENAHLEDWGEFGMGWYQINAWGRIVTPDPEPIWMQAAVWSAATKGPVTGEILYLPLRDNTELDAAKGTFKGKIVLLGEAPSLTELDQPLSFRYKDEELRVLEGPGTPRRLTGPPPVDAASRIERRRVAVLRQRAVEMMRDEGAVAVLLPSHEEGRNVRTGLLLDDNGVELSREAQLRRNAVPIPYAVVMTEHYNRLARLAQAHVPLRVELNIQTAFTGDHEHGFNTIAEIPGADPKLKNEVVMVGGHLDSWPAGTGATDNGAGAVIAMEAVRILRALNVKPKRTIRIALWSGEEQGEFGSKGYVAEHFGGFAPSSPPGASGSLITKKEWDQLDAYYNFDEGGGKIRGIYTQGNYQVEGIFSQWIAPLADLGVTSVTNRNDPGSDHESFDDIGLPGFNFLQDEMDYETRTHHSNLDTVDHLRAADLEQAAVVEAIFLWNTSEREAIMPRKPFPHPEDDQRMKAPIPGLFPNATPGGH; this is translated from the coding sequence ATGAATCGGTTGCGAGAGCTCTTTCACAATAATGCGTTTCGGTTGATTCTCGCGCTGCTTATGCATGGTGTCATGTATCCACAGAGTAAAATCGCCGCGGCATCCGCTGCACGCGTGTCGAAGGAAGCTACACAGCCGGGCGGCTACTACAGACCGCAGCCAACTTTAGAGGCACTTGACCTCTATATGTACGAACGTATTCGAACAGAAGGCATGACGCATGGTAAAGCGATGGCCTTCGCTAGTGCGCTTGCGGACGGAATTGGGCCGCGCCTGACCGGCTCGCCCAACATGAAGAAGGCGAACGATTGGACACGGGACACGCTAGCGAAGATCGGGTTGGAGAACGCGCACCTGGAAGACTGGGGCGAGTTCGGCATGGGCTGGTATCAGATCAACGCATGGGGACGCATTGTAACGCCCGACCCGGAGCCCATCTGGATGCAGGCGGCTGTTTGGTCCGCTGCAACTAAGGGACCCGTGACCGGCGAAATCCTTTACCTTCCGCTCCGCGACAACACTGAACTTGACGCCGCAAAGGGGACATTCAAAGGGAAGATCGTTCTGCTTGGCGAGGCACCTTCACTTACTGAACTCGACCAGCCACTTTCCTTCCGCTACAAGGATGAAGAACTAAGGGTTTTGGAGGGTCCAGGCACCCCGCGTCGGCTCACCGGCCCTCCGCCTGTTGACGCGGCATCGAGAATCGAGCGACGGCGCGTAGCTGTACTTCGACAACGTGCCGTCGAGATGATGCGAGACGAAGGCGCTGTGGCAGTCCTGCTGCCTTCGCATGAGGAAGGCAGGAACGTCCGCACGGGTCTACTTCTCGACGACAACGGCGTTGAGCTCTCGCGTGAGGCTCAACTTCGTCGAAATGCCGTGCCAATTCCCTATGCAGTCGTGATGACCGAGCATTACAACCGTCTGGCTCGGCTTGCGCAGGCGCATGTTCCCTTGAGGGTAGAACTCAACATTCAGACGGCCTTCACGGGGGACCACGAGCATGGCTTCAACACGATCGCGGAAATCCCCGGAGCCGACCCCAAACTCAAAAACGAAGTCGTCATGGTCGGCGGACACCTTGATAGCTGGCCGGCAGGTACCGGAGCGACGGATAACGGTGCGGGTGCCGTGATCGCAATGGAGGCAGTTCGCATCCTCAGAGCTTTGAACGTCAAACCTAAGCGCACCATCCGAATCGCTCTATGGAGCGGTGAAGAACAGGGCGAATTCGGATCTAAGGGATATGTCGCCGAACACTTCGGCGGATTTGCTCCGTCATCTCCGCCAGGCGCATCTGGCTCTTTGATTACGAAAAAAGAGTGGGATCAATTAGATGCCTACTACAATTTCGATGAAGGCGGCGGCAAGATTCGTGGTATCTACACGCAGGGTAACTATCAAGTCGAAGGCATCTTCTCGCAGTGGATCGCCCCGCTAGCCGATTTAGGGGTAACTTCTGTTACCAACCGCAACGACCCGGGATCCGACCACGAAAGCTTCGACGACATTGGACTGCCAGGCTTCAACTTTCTCCAAGACGAAATGGACTACGAGACCCGCACCCACCACTCCAACCTGGACACCGTCGACCACTTACGTGCGGCTGATCTCGAGCAGGCGGCGGTTGTCGAAGCCATCTTCCTTTGGAACACCAGTGAGCGTGAAGCGATCATGCCGCGCAAGCCCTTTCCGCATCCCGAAGATGATCAGAGGATGAAGGCGCCGATCCCAGGTCTATTTCCAAATGCGACGCCTGGAGGCCACTAA
- a CDS encoding serine hydrolase domain-containing protein, protein MAEHSKCKTALLCRLVLGAITMLVVGRSEAKTPQMVTDTAGSSEERNTNVDQMVQPFFQNGCHVGLSIAIVRGKDSRFYSFGSTSREKHIMPGPDNIYEIASVTKTFTGALAAEALQQSRMQLDADFRQYLPQQYPNLAWQGKPITLRNLAGHTSGLPRDLPNTDDLFAHRNPETLPYKLIARDSHYGRDRYLRELHSIKLHNEPGTSENYSNLGFKVIGWGLESAYGAPFEQLMQQMILTPLRMKSTSFALSAHDSKRLVIGYSPAGHRMPYHLRNAGAAYGLYSTPRDMAAYVKWQLDEKDPVIALAHAPIQGDAINGKALVWNLDTVNGSRELSHGGGTFGMSSQVVLFPDSQQGYVLLANDACKGTEDALRNLAISLYQASRVNKRPDAGMSTH, encoded by the coding sequence ATGGCAGAGCATTCAAAATGCAAGACAGCCCTTCTATGTCGGCTCGTTTTGGGTGCAATCACCATGTTGGTGGTCGGGCGTAGTGAAGCCAAGACACCACAGATGGTTACTGATACCGCAGGTAGCAGCGAAGAGCGGAACACGAACGTTGACCAAATGGTGCAGCCATTCTTCCAGAATGGTTGCCACGTCGGTTTGTCGATTGCCATAGTGCGCGGGAAAGATTCGAGGTTCTATAGCTTTGGGTCCACCTCGCGCGAGAAGCACATCATGCCCGGGCCTGACAATATCTATGAAATTGCTTCTGTGACCAAGACATTCACGGGCGCCCTGGCAGCGGAAGCGCTGCAGCAAAGTCGCATGCAACTGGACGCTGACTTTAGACAATATCTTCCCCAGCAATATCCGAACCTTGCTTGGCAAGGTAAGCCGATTACACTAAGAAATCTTGCCGGGCACACATCCGGTCTTCCGCGCGATCTACCTAATACCGATGATCTTTTTGCGCATCGAAACCCCGAGACCCTGCCGTACAAGCTGATTGCACGCGACTCACATTACGGCCGCGATCGTTATCTTCGCGAGCTTCACAGCATAAAACTTCATAATGAGCCGGGAACGAGTGAAAACTACTCTAACTTGGGCTTCAAGGTGATTGGGTGGGGACTCGAAAGCGCCTATGGGGCGCCTTTCGAGCAGTTGATGCAACAGATGATCCTAACCCCATTGAGGATGAAGTCGACCTCGTTTGCATTAAGCGCGCATGACAGTAAACGGTTGGTGATCGGCTACAGCCCGGCCGGACATCGGATGCCTTATCATCTGCGGAATGCCGGCGCGGCGTATGGTTTATACTCCACTCCCCGGGACATGGCGGCATATGTCAAATGGCAGCTAGATGAGAAAGATCCTGTAATCGCGCTTGCTCATGCACCGATTCAGGGGGATGCGATCAACGGCAAAGCGCTCGTCTGGAACCTAGATACCGTGAATGGCTCTCGCGAGTTGTCGCACGGTGGGGGAACGTTTGGTATGTCTAGCCAGGTGGTGTTGTTTCCGGACAGCCAGCAAGGATATGTGTTACTTGCGAATGATGCTTGCAAGGGTACTGAGGACGCCCTAAGAAACCTGGCGATCTCCTTATACCAGGCGTCTCGAGTAAATAAGAGGCCTGATGCAGGCATGTCCACGCATTAG
- a CDS encoding DUF6624 domain-containing protein — MANIISNGTVAFLLFAAMVLLSANAIGLPSAEQVTSTAQPLPRTDQSEKLSHEIIQLFNDDQALIAEMSKALQDPAFRQAREPFVKRAELEDHNPNFYDAAVYEYWAQTPGAPESVQRYAAIRRATDAHIESIVTAHGWPQRDTVGDDAAADFFFLFGHADDDNAWRLAQLDTLTRVFREDHVNPRLYAHLCDRLANVAGKPQKYGTVMGPGPSPGTAKLYWPLIDDVAAADKRRLQIGLPSIENDLERFRKGADIGPYMTPLTQGENWSMADVYKKP; from the coding sequence ATGGCCAACATCATCTCGAACGGAACTGTGGCCTTTTTGCTCTTTGCGGCAATGGTGCTCCTCTCAGCCAACGCAATCGGGTTGCCCAGTGCCGAGCAGGTAACATCGACAGCTCAGCCTCTGCCGAGGACGGATCAGAGTGAGAAGCTCTCCCATGAGATCATTCAGCTGTTTAACGATGACCAGGCGCTTATCGCTGAGATGAGTAAAGCCTTACAGGACCCTGCATTCAGGCAAGCTCGCGAGCCGTTCGTGAAACGTGCCGAACTGGAGGATCACAATCCAAATTTCTACGATGCGGCTGTCTATGAATATTGGGCCCAGACACCGGGCGCGCCTGAGTCGGTTCAACGCTACGCCGCAATCCGAAGGGCTACGGATGCGCACATCGAGTCGATCGTCACTGCCCATGGCTGGCCGCAGAGAGATACCGTAGGAGACGACGCTGCAGCGGATTTTTTCTTTCTGTTTGGACATGCTGACGACGACAACGCCTGGAGATTAGCTCAACTCGATACCCTTACCAGAGTGTTCCGAGAGGACCATGTCAATCCTCGACTGTACGCTCATCTTTGCGATCGACTTGCGAATGTCGCAGGTAAACCTCAGAAATATGGCACCGTGATGGGACCGGGCCCAAGCCCGGGTACCGCAAAGCTTTACTGGCCACTGATTGACGATGTGGCTGCCGCGGACAAGAGGCGACTTCAAATCGGGCTGCCTTCTATTGAAAATGACCTGGAGCGCTTTCGCAAGGGTGCCGACATCGGTCCTTATATGACGCCCCTGACACAAGGTGAAAATTGGAGTATGGCGGACGTTTACAAGAAACCGTAG
- a CDS encoding M20/M25/M40 family metallo-hydrolase, which produces MSLVLKNTRYLLATSLLALSSSVLVAQQNETEKPDNSVLAMIQHFSEDAPGAWSAQQLITMGSIRDAALKDPYAYDELAHLTNNIGPRLVGSPQAQGSVDWVVGELRALGAKVSLEKTMVPHWVRGEESASLTSWPGGIPGTQQRLVVTALGGSPPTPKEGLLGEVVVLSSFAELRALRPDSLKGKILVFDHPFDKELAAAGQGIAAYEQSVLYRALGPAAGGAAGATAVLVRSAGSADFRLPHTGLTLYAKNVVHVPSAALAAEDADLIAALAKQGPLTLHLTLTPQVFADAQSYNVIADWPGTEQPDQIVMVSGHLDSWDLGTGAIDDGTGIVMAMQTIQLMAKLGIHPRRTVRFVAWMGEESGIQGALTYAHDHESEIKSHVAVLEEDFGADHPIGLTFSGAVALRQYLAPVAKVLEPIGASLITPGDEIGEDVAPLMSKGVPGFTAARDPRFYFKYHHTAADTLDKVNPRSLAESAALMAVTAYALADAATRRRDNAHKSSSDGKTLLSHSRLIHRTSSLFRIIVSLCTVLPNGQGEQDRVRAPRGCTDWTR; this is translated from the coding sequence ATGTCTCTTGTTCTCAAGAACACTCGTTACCTTTTAGCCACGAGCCTCCTTGCCCTATCGAGTTCGGTTTTGGTCGCACAGCAAAATGAAACCGAAAAACCCGACAACAGCGTATTGGCAATGATTCAACATTTTTCAGAAGATGCACCGGGAGCTTGGTCGGCGCAGCAATTGATTACGATGGGGAGTATCCGTGATGCTGCTCTTAAGGATCCTTACGCGTATGACGAGCTTGCCCATCTAACGAATAACATTGGACCTCGTTTAGTCGGCTCTCCCCAAGCTCAAGGGTCTGTCGATTGGGTGGTAGGAGAATTGCGCGCGCTTGGGGCGAAAGTCTCCCTCGAAAAGACGATGGTTCCCCATTGGGTACGAGGCGAAGAAAGCGCTTCACTTACGTCATGGCCCGGTGGGATTCCAGGCACTCAACAGAGGCTCGTAGTAACCGCGCTTGGAGGCAGCCCTCCTACGCCGAAAGAAGGCCTCTTAGGTGAGGTCGTAGTCCTAAGTAGTTTTGCTGAGCTTCGCGCTCTCCGTCCGGACTCGTTGAAAGGCAAGATCCTTGTCTTCGATCATCCCTTCGACAAAGAGCTTGCGGCGGCGGGACAAGGAATCGCTGCCTACGAGCAGAGTGTTCTGTACCGAGCCCTAGGTCCAGCCGCGGGCGGGGCTGCGGGTGCTACCGCAGTCTTGGTTCGCTCAGCAGGCAGTGCAGATTTCAGGTTGCCACACACCGGCCTGACCCTGTATGCGAAGAATGTGGTTCACGTCCCATCGGCAGCCCTAGCTGCTGAGGATGCTGACCTGATTGCAGCTCTGGCAAAACAAGGACCATTGACACTGCACTTGACGCTGACGCCTCAAGTATTTGCGGATGCACAGAGCTATAACGTTATTGCCGATTGGCCGGGAACCGAACAGCCGGATCAGATAGTGATGGTCTCGGGTCATTTGGACTCTTGGGACCTGGGCACCGGAGCTATCGACGACGGAACGGGAATAGTCATGGCAATGCAGACGATTCAACTGATGGCAAAACTTGGAATTCATCCACGCCGAACAGTGCGTTTCGTTGCTTGGATGGGAGAGGAATCGGGCATACAAGGAGCACTGACTTATGCTCACGATCATGAATCGGAGATCAAATCGCACGTGGCAGTCCTTGAAGAGGATTTCGGAGCAGATCATCCGATCGGTTTGACGTTCAGTGGTGCAGTCGCGCTGCGCCAGTATTTAGCGCCCGTCGCAAAGGTCCTAGAGCCCATAGGCGCAAGCTTGATCACCCCGGGTGACGAGATTGGAGAGGATGTCGCACCGCTTATGAGCAAGGGTGTACCGGGATTCACGGCAGCCCGGGATCCACGTTTCTATTTCAAATATCACCACACGGCTGCGGACACTCTAGATAAGGTCAACCCTAGGAGCCTTGCTGAAAGCGCAGCTCTGATGGCTGTAACAGCTTATGCTCTAGCGGATGCAGCAACCCGGCGCCGCGATAATGCTCACAAGAGTTCGTCCGATGGCAAGACTCTGTTGTCTCATTCGAGACTGATCCACAGGACCTCATCGCTGTTTAGGATCATCGTGTCTCTTTGCACGGTACTACCTAACGGGCAAGGAGAACAAGATCGCGTCCGGGCCCCTCGAGGATGCACAGATTGGACGAGGTGA
- a CDS encoding alpha/beta fold hydrolase, translating into MTHPHRLTLTTASLEIAYEESGPATGVPVVLLHGFPYDVRQYDAVRDKLASSGHRVLVPYLRGFGPTRYRNERIFRSGQQAALGKDVIDFLDGLRIGQAVLVGYDWGGRAACVAAALWPERTLGIVCCSGYTIQDIAKNAYRPASPAEVYRRWYALYFNTDLGPAGLAQNRNEFCKLLWQLWSPTWHFSEAEYQTTALSFDNPDFVVTAIHQYRHRYGNAPDDPNYQELEARLAKQPPIAVPTFVLSGGMDGVEPPPPNDPHRDRFTGIYHRRILPEVGHCVPAEAPEEVVAGVAALLARG; encoded by the coding sequence ATGACGCATCCTCATCGACTCACCTTAACAACTGCATCCCTTGAAATTGCCTACGAGGAGAGTGGTCCGGCCACGGGTGTCCCCGTCGTGCTGCTTCACGGATTTCCCTATGATGTGCGACAGTATGATGCTGTCCGCGACAAGCTAGCGTCCTCAGGGCATCGGGTTCTCGTACCGTACCTACGTGGTTTCGGGCCCACGCGATATCGTAATGAGCGCATATTCCGAAGCGGTCAACAGGCCGCGCTTGGCAAGGACGTTATTGATTTCCTGGACGGGCTTCGCATAGGGCAAGCCGTTCTTGTAGGTTATGACTGGGGTGGTCGAGCAGCCTGTGTCGCTGCCGCGCTTTGGCCCGAAAGGACTCTAGGCATAGTCTGTTGTAGCGGTTACACCATTCAGGACATCGCCAAAAACGCGTATAGGCCCGCGTCTCCCGCGGAGGTTTATAGGCGCTGGTATGCACTGTACTTCAACACTGACTTGGGTCCGGCGGGGCTTGCGCAAAATCGCAACGAGTTCTGTAAGTTACTTTGGCAACTCTGGTCGCCAACCTGGCACTTCAGCGAAGCTGAGTATCAGACGACGGCGCTGTCTTTTGATAACCCTGACTTTGTAGTGACTGCCATTCATCAGTATCGTCATCGCTATGGAAATGCGCCAGATGATCCGAACTATCAGGAACTGGAAGCTAGGCTGGCCAAACAGCCTCCGATAGCCGTGCCGACTTTCGTCCTGAGTGGTGGCATGGATGGAGTTGAGCCGCCGCCACCCAATGATCCCCACAGAGACCGTTTTACAGGAATTTACCATCGGCGCATTTTGCCCGAGGTAGGCCACTGCGTTCCTGCCGAGGCTCCAGAGGAGGTTGTGGCGGGTGTAGCGGCTCTATTGGCCCGGGGGTGA